The genomic DNA AGGTCCGCTTCGCTGCCGCCGACGATCGCTGGCTCTCCACCGCGTACGGCCGCCCCAGCGCCTACATCGCGGTGCACCGGTACTGGCGCGCGGACCCGACGGCGTACTTCGGTGCGGTCGAGGAGATCATGCGGGCCCATGGCGGCCGCCCGCACTGGGGCAAGCTGCACACCATGACCCGGGAGACGCTGCGGGGGAGCTACCCCCGCTTCGATGACTTCGTGGCGCTGCGCGACCGCCTCGATCCGGATCGCCGCTTCACGAACCGCTATCTGGAGCGGGTGCTGGGACGCTGATCGGCGGCGCTGGTCCGTCGCATCCCCAGTCCACGTGCAGGCACCGCGTCTAGGATGAGAGAAATACGGGAAAGGGTGGGGCACTGATGGAATGGCTCGTGCCGGTACTGATCGTCGTCGGGGTGATCCTGCTCGTCGGCGTCTATCTCTGGGCGACGTACAACTCGCTGGTGCAGCTGAACGTCCGCGTAGACGAAGCCTGGAGCGGCATCACCGTCCAGCTCAAGCGCCGAGCCGACCTCATCCCGAATCTCATCGAGACGGTCAAGGGCTACGCCTCGCACGAGAAGGCGGTGTTCGAGAACGTCACCCGCGCCCGCGCCGAGACCCTCTCCGCCGGCAGCCCCGGCGAGGCGGGGATCGCCGAGGGGCACCTGCAGCAGGCCCTGCGCAGCCTCTTCGCGGTGGCCGAGGCCTACCCGCAGCTGCAGGCCAGCCAGAACTTCCTTCAGCTGCAGCAGGCCCTCGTCGACACCGAGGACAAGATCCAGGCCGCGCGGCGCTTCTACAACGGCGGCGTCCGCGAGCTCAACACCAAGATCAAGGTGTTCCCCAACAACCTCTTCGCCAAGGGACTCGGCTTCACCGAGCGCGAGTTCTTCGAGGTCGCCGACAGCGGCGCCATCTCCGAGCCGCCGCGCGTGCAGTTCTGATTCTCGCCCTCACCACACGGTGAGGGCGAGTTCGTCTGCGGTGATATCCACAGCACCGCGAACGCTCCACGCGGTGCTGCGGTAGGTGACGGTGCGCGCAGCGCCGTCCTGGCCGGTGCCGGTCACGGTCGCCTCGAGGATGCCGTCGTCCGCGGTGAACCCGCCGGCGGAGAGCGTCACCGCGGGGAACCGCTCGACGCGGAACGCCACGTGGGAGACGTCCCGGAACTCCGTGCCCCACGGGATCCGGATGCCGCAGTTGTCGGGAATCGCGTGGCCGTCGGCGGTGCAGGTCTCCAGGTAGCCGTCGAGCTGCGTCTGCGCGGCCTCCGTCGCCTCCGGGCGGAGTTCCGCGGTCACGCGTGCGGTGGCGTCGTCGCCGGGGAGGACGACGGCCTCGGTCGTGCCGGCCAGCAGCGCCCGCGGCGCGGCCGCGACCGGGTACACGCCAGGGAGCAGAGCGGTGTCTTCGGTCACCGGGAGGACCGCATCGCCGACCTGGACCGTTGTCCCGATCGTCGTCGTGGCGCGGAGGGCACCGAGTCCGGAGGCGTCGACGGTCCAGCGGCCGCTCTCCGGCGTCAGCCGGACGCGCGCCTGGTGCTCGTCCCCGTCGAGTCGGAAGCGCACCGTCGCGGACGCGTCACCGTCTCCCTCACGCACATCGGTGACCTCGGCGTCCGCGATGGTCGACGAGGCTCCGGCGAACGCGGTGAGGGCGGCGTCGGACACCGCGGTCCCCGTCGCCGCGACCGCCTCGGGATCGCCCGACTCCAGCGCCCGGAGATAGGCCAGCGCTGCGTCCTCCGCGGTCGGCGAGCGGAGCGCGGACAGCCCCCACCACACCGCGCCGGTCAGGGCCACGGCCACGACGACACCGCCCAGGAGCCACCAGCGACGACGGCTCACGCGACGGCCTCCCGGACGTGGACGTGACGACGCACCGTGTCCGGGGCGGTGGAGGCGAGCGCGGTGTGGACGGCAGCGGTCGCATCGCCCCATCCGGAGACCGACACCTGTTCGAGACCCTGCCACCGCGCGGCGCGGAGGAGCTCCGCCGCGATCGCCTCGGCGTCGCCGGGACGCGCCTGCGGCTCCCACCACGCCGACTGCACCTGCAGCGTGGACGTGCCGCGGTCGGCCTTGAGGTCGACCCGCGCCACGATCCGGTCGCCGACGAGCACGGGCAGCGAGTAGTAGCCGTAGCGGCGCTTCGCCGCCGGCACGTAGATCTCGATGCGGTAGTCGAGCTCGAAAGCCCGCAGCGCGCGTTCCCGGAACCACACCACCGGATCGAACGGAGTCAGCAGGGCGGCGGTCTCGACCCGGCGCGGAAGAACTGCGTCGCGATGCCGCCAGGCGGGGAGGGGCCGGCCACCCCGCTCCCAGCCGCGGACGGTCACGGGCTGCACTTCCCCGGCGTCGACGAGGTCGGCGATCGCCCCGGTCACCGCGGCACGGTCGCGGAGGCGGTAATAGTCGGCCAGGTCGGCCGCCGTCCCGACGCCGCTGGACCGAGCGGCGCGTCGGACGAGCTCGCGGACGGCGTCCTCGCGCGGGATCTCGCGGGACCGGATGCGCTCGGGGATGACCTGCTCGGCGAGGGCGTAGGTGCGCTCGAAACCCCGGCGCCCGCTCACAGCGACGTCGCCCGTGCGCCACAGATGCTCGAGGGCGAGCTTGACCTCGTCCCAGTCCCACCAGGTGCCGCGCTCGCGCGGGGCGTCGGCACGGAGGGCGACCGGGCGGAGCGGTCCGCGCGCACGGAGCTCGTCCTGCACCCACTGCACCGTCCGGGCGTTCGTACGGAGCCAGGAGTCCTCCGCGGACCAGCGCCGCCGGAAGTCGTCCATGCGGAACCGCCACAGGGGCCA from Microbacterium paraoxydans includes the following:
- a CDS encoding LemA family protein, which codes for MEWLVPVLIVVGVILLVGVYLWATYNSLVQLNVRVDEAWSGITVQLKRRADLIPNLIETVKGYASHEKAVFENVTRARAETLSAGSPGEAGIAEGHLQQALRSLFAVAEAYPQLQASQNFLQLQQALVDTEDKIQAARRFYNGGVRELNTKIKVFPNNLFAKGLGFTEREFFEVADSGAISEPPRVQF
- a CDS encoding winged helix-turn-helix domain-containing protein, with translation MTDTLSPAQARRIALAAQGFTRARPATVSGRHLHRVMDRLGVLQIDSVNVFARSHYVPLFSRLGAYDPALLDRLFLSRTTHYVEYLAHEATFIPVEDWPLWRFRMDDFRRRWSAEDSWLRTNARTVQWVQDELRARGPLRPVALRADAPRERGTWWDWDEVKLALEHLWRTGDVAVSGRRGFERTYALAEQVIPERIRSREIPREDAVRELVRRAARSSGVGTAADLADYYRLRDRAAVTGAIADLVDAGEVQPVTVRGWERGGRPLPAWRHRDAVLPRRVETAALLTPFDPVVWFRERALRAFELDYRIEIYVPAAKRRYGYYSLPVLVGDRIVARVDLKADRGTSTLQVQSAWWEPQARPGDAEAIAAELLRAARWQGLEQVSVSGWGDATAAVHTALASTAPDTVRRHVHVREAVA